The window GGATTTTGGCATTGAATTCGACAACTATTCCCGGACCTCCTTGCCGATTCATTACGACACAGCGCAGGATTTTTTTCTCAGGGTTTACCGCAATGGATATATCGCTCCCAAAACAACAAAACAGCTTTACTGTCCCCGGTGTCAGATGTTTCTTGCTGACCGTTATGTTGAGGGTGTTTGTCCGGCGTGTGGTAATACCGGCGCCCGCGGTGACCAGTGTGAAACTTGCGGTAAATGGCTGGAGCCGTTTGAACTGATTGAACCTAAATGTAAGACCTGTGGTGCAACTCCCGAAGTTAAGGAGACGACCCATTGGTTTTTTGCCCTCTCTAAGCTTGAAGCCCGATTAAAAGGATGGCTGGAAACGAAACAGCACTGGAAGTCCAATGTTAAGCGGTTTTGTGAAGGTTGGTTCAAGCGCGGTTTGCAGGATCGGCCAATCACCCGGGATTTAAGCTGGGGGGTTCCTGTTCCCCTACCAGAGGCAAAAGATAAAGTAATGTATGTATGGTTTGATGCGCCGATTGGATACATATCTTCTACCAGGGAGTGGGCAAAAAATATCGGCAAGCCCGATAAGTGGCAGGATTACTGGCTGGACCAGAATACGAAACTGGTTCACTTCATCGGTAAAGACAATATCGTCTTTCATGCGATTGTCTGGCCCGCAATGCTTATGGCGCATGGCGATTTCGTCCTGCCTGCGGAGATTCCGGCAAACGAGTTTCTTAATCTTGAAGGTGCGAAGTTGTCCACCTCGCGGAACTGGGCGATATGGTTACCGGATTATCTGAAAAGGTACAAAGCCGACCCGTTAAGATACACTTTAGCCGTGAATCTACCGGAAAATCGCGATGTGGACTTTACCTGGGCAGATTTTCATGCGCGGAACAACAACGAACTGGCAGATATTTTCGGGAACTTTGTAAATCGGGTTGCGGTGTTTATCAAAAAGAATTACGGCGGCAGGGTGCCTGATGCTTCCGGGATTGATGAATCAGCCCAGGAGGTGCTGACCGCTTTGAGTAAAACAACGCAGGAGATCGGCCGGTTGATAGAGTCGTTTCAGATTAAGGATGCGACACGATTGTTGATGACCTTGCCGGCATTGGGGAATCGGTATTTTGACCACGAAATGCCCTGGCGGACATTACGGGATAATCGCGGCCGCTGTGACCGCACGATGAATGTCTGTGTGCGGCTGGTATCGGCGCTGGAGATTTTGACCTTTCCGTTTATGCCGGAGACGAGCCGTAAAATCGGGCGGATGCTTGGTCTTGGAAAAAGGTCCTGGGATGATGCCGCGCATCCGGCGCTTCCCAAAGAGTTCGCCGGACCGGTTGAAATTCTGTTTGAAAAACTGGACGAGGCGATTGTAATTCAGGAACGAGCCCGTTTAGGGGCAGGGTCGGTAAATGAACCAAAAGAGGAGGAGCAGAAGATGATAACAATTGACGATTTTAAGAAGGTGGAGTTGCGGGTCGCCCGCATCGTCAGTGCCGAGCGTGTTGCCGGTACCGCGAAGTTGATGAAGATGATAATTGACCTGGGAAATGAACAACGGCAGATTGTCGCCGGAATCGGTGCGGCGTATCAACCGGAAGCGTTGATAGGCCGTAATGTTGTCGTCGTTGCCAATCTCCAGCCGGCACGAATCCGGGGTGTTGAGTCAAACGGTATGTTACTGGCAGCGGTTGACGGGTCTAAAGTGGCGCTGGTAACCGTTGACCAGGAAGTTAACCCCGGCGCAGCGGTTTCGTAGTTCAATGGCACGCCGGAGTAAGGCAAATCCTGATGGTCTCTTTATTTTCGATTCCCACTGCCACTTAACCGACAACCAGTTTATCAACGATTTAAGTGAGGTTTTGAAACGTGCCCGGCAGGCGGGCGTAAGGGAGATGCTAACCGTTAGTATGAATGTCCCTGATAGCCAGGAGGCGATAGAGTTGTGTCGTGAACGAGAGGGAATTTACTGCACCGTAGGAATTCATCCTCATGAGGCGGACTCTTTTCGGAGTATGGATATCCAGAGTCTCAAAGATATGTGTATTGAACCGCAGGTAAAGGCGATAGGTGAAACCGGGCTTGATTTCTTCCGAAACTTCTCTACCAGGGCGAATCAGGAGACGGCGTTTCGTGCCCAGATTGAACTTGCCCGGATGCTCAATTTACCGCTGGTGATTCACATCCGGGATGCAGCGCAGACGGCAATGGCGGTGCTGGAAGAGCACGGTTATTTTCACGGTGTCTTACACTGCTTTTCTGAAGGGAGAAAGTTTGCGGAGTGGGCAGTGGAAAAGGGGTTTTATATTTCATTTTCGGGAACATTGACTTACGGTGATAAGAAGTTGATTGAGGTTGCCCGGGCGATCCCGCAGGAACGTATCCTGGTTGAAACCGATGCCCCGTATCTGGTGCCTGAACCGGAAAGGGGTCCGGGCAAGCGCAATGAGCCAGCGTTGATCAGGCTAACGGTTAAAGCGTTAGGCGACATTCTGGGATTAACACCAGTTGAAGTCGCCCGCGTTACCCGCAATAACGCCCGAAGGTGTTTCCAGATAGGATAAGATATAACAACTGATTGGCCTGTTTTGTGGCAGGTATCCGTCCCATAAAGTCTTTAGGTCAGGTTTTTTTAACCCACGGTAAAACTGCGGACGCGATTGTTGAGGCAATAGAACCCAAAACAGGGGATACGGTTCTCGAAATTGGGCCCGGAAAAGGGATTTTAACAAAGCGGTTGCTCGAAACGGGGTGTCAGGTAATCGGGGTGGAGATTGACACGCGGTTGGTTAATCTGCTTAAAACGACAATCGGTGCGGCGCCTAATTTGACGCTGGTAAATGACGACTTTCTGCGGTTTGATATGGGGCGGTTTTCTGGGATAAAAATAGTAGGCAATTTACCCTATTACCTATCTACGGAAATCGTTTTGAAACTGCTGGAAAACAGTTCGGTATGGAAGCGCGCGGTGTTGACAACCCAGAGGGAGTTTGCCGAACGGGTTTTAAGTAAACCCGGGACCAGACACTACTGCGCCCTGAGCGTAATCTGTTCTTTTTTGTGCACGGGGCGTCGGTTGTTCAATATCCCACCGAGGTTTTTCAAGCCCAGCCCCGGAGTAATGTCAACAACATTTGTTTTGTCAAGGCGTTCACCAGCGATAAAGGTTGCGGATGATAAATGGTTTTATCAGGTGATTCAAGCCGCTTTTACCCCCCAACGGCGCAAGACCGTCTTGAATAACATCTGTCTCAATCTCAATCTAAATAAAGAACTGGCAATTAAAGCTTTTTCGCAAATCAATCTTAACCAGAATGTCCGGGCCGAAGAGTTGAGTCTGGAGCAGTTTGGTTTATTAAGCGAGGCGCTGGCGAAACTTATCAAGTAGTTCGTAGTAATAATCGCTGGTTTTTTTTGCAATTACAGGCCAGGCATAATACTGAACGGTTTCTAAACCAGCAGTGATTAATCTATTTCTAAGCTCTTGGTCTGTAAATATTTTTATCACTGATTGAGAAAGTGCTTCAATATCGTTGGGGGGAAACAGGATGCCGTTTACATTATGTCGAACCGTTTCGTCATAGCCCGGGATGTCAGAGGCGACGACGGGTGTGCCGCACGCCATCGCTTCGAGGAGTACGATGCCCTGTGTTTCTCCGCCCAGTGTTGGTGCGCAGTAAACATCACAGTTCTGGTAGTAAAAAGGCAGGTCTTTTCTCGGTACCGCGCCCACCAGTTGTACCGTTTCGGTTAATCCCAGCTCTTTGATTATCTGGCGACATTTTTTTTCCATTATACCGGTACCAACAACGGTAACGCGGATGTTGGCTATGGACTTTTGAATCAGGGGCAGAGCCCGCAGCAGGACATCAATCCCTTTTCTTTTGTCAAGGCGTCCGAGAAAAAGTATCGTCGGGGGGCGCTCGGTTTTATTTTGATTGGCGGGGGGACAAAAAAGGTTAAGGTCTATTCCTGAGGGAATGATGCGGTATTCACCGGGGATGTACGGTTCAATTGCGGCGCGGGCGCGCTGTGATATGGCGATTTTGCCGTGAATTTTTCTTATCTGATTGCGGAAAAAGGTTTGAAAAAGAGTGCTACCAGCGCGGTGCAGGCGAAAGCCGGCGGTGAGAAATGTTATTAAATTTACACTCCGGCTGTAGCGTAAAGCCCAGTAGGAGATTTCCGGCCAGAAAACACCCTGGCAGTGGACAATGTCAAATTGGTAAGATTGGAGAAAGTGTGCGATCTGGGAAGGGAGTTTTAAGCCCACCGGCAGGGTGGCATAGGAACGGTTAAGGGGCACAAGAACTGCCCTGCCAAAGCGGTGCACCGGAATTTCATCAATGGTTTCATTGGCGAGGTAGTTGAACTGGGGAAACTTTGTGGTCAGGATGGAAACCTCGTGTCCCGCTTTTTTCAAATTCAAAGCAAGGTTGTGAGTATGTTCGCTGACACCTGATGGATAAGGGCGATAGGCGGCAGAGACCAGCAGGATTCGCAGCGGTCGGTTCATCTGTTGATTACCTCCTGATAGACCTGCGCTACTTGCGGGCCAATTTTTTTCCAGTCAAAGTCTCGGGCACGGGCGCGAGCTTCACAGGACAGTTGTCTGCGCAACTTTTCGGAATCCAATACGGTTATTATCGCCTGGGCAAGCGCTTGATGATTACCCGGGGGCACAAGGATGCCATTGACACCATTGGTCACGATCTCATTATAACCCGGGATATCAGAGGCAACAACAGGCCGAGCGCAGGATAGGGCTTCAATCAGGACGATGCCCATCGCCTCCTTACCGATTGTCGGAGCCACATACACCGTGGCGCTGGTGTAATAATTAGGAAGCAGGTCGTTTGGTACAGCATCAAGAAAGGTGACTGCTTGATTGACGCCGATATCAACAGTGACTTTTCGGTAATAGTTTTTAAGCGGTCCGTAACCAACAACCACCAGTCTGGCACGGGGATAGTGCCTGATGACTTCCGGTAAAGCCCGCAGTAACGTGTCCAGTCCTTTACGTTTTTCCAGTCGGCCGACAAATAAAATTAGCGGTCGGTTTTCGTTTAATAGTGGGGGAATGTCAGGGTGAAAGCGGTCAATATCAACGCCATTGGGGATGATGCGAAAATCACCGGTGAAGAATTTCTCTGCCCAGAGCTGACAGCCGTGTGACACGGCGATTTTTACTTTTATTTTGCGGTCAAGTTTTTTGAGAAGAAAACCAACCGTTTTACACACAATGTTGGGCAATTCCGGGGTAACAGTATGAAATGTTACCACAAGGGGATCTTTCGTATAGTGTGCCGCCCAGTATGCCAGTTCGGGCGGAAATATCCCGTGGCAGTGAACGATGTCAAAACGGTTGGCGGCAAAAAATTTTTTAGTGGCTAAAGGGAGGTTGAATTTGAAAGGCAGAGTGAATTGGCCTTGGGCAAATGGTAAAAGTAAACCTTTGCCCAGCCTTGTGGCGGGGAATGCGCCATTGTCCGGGAACGATGTGTAACTGGTGGTCAAGATGTGGACCGAATGCCCAAGGTTTTGTAGTTCCCGGGCAAGATGGTGTACATGTTCACCTACACCCGAGATGTAAGGTCGATAGGCGCTTGATACAAGGCAGATGCGCATTTACCGCCCGGTGTGTCCAAACCCCCCTTTACCCCGTTTCGTGGGCGTGAGTGAGTGATTCTCTTCAAATTCAACTTCAACCGTCCTGCTAAATACAATCTGTGCAATCCGGTCCTTGGGTTTTATTGCAAAATCGACATCCGAAAGGTTGAAAAGAATGACCTTGATTTCGCCCCGGTAATCAGGGTCAATTGTTCCCGGGCTGTTCAACACGCCGATACCGTAGCGTAGTGCCAGTCCGGAGCGGGCGCGAACCTGACCTTCAACGCCCCGGGGTAGTTCAATGGCGATGCCGGTGCTGACAACCCCGAAACTGCGGGCTTTGATGACGACTCCTTCTGCGGCGTGCAGGTCAAATCCGACCGAGTCCGGTGTTGCGCGCGTTGGTAAAGGGATGTTTTTTTTCAAGCGTAAAATCCGAATTTTGACTTTTTTCATTGCCAGCCGGCGTTGAACACGAGCCACTGCTCGGGATATTGTTTAATGACTTCGTTGAGTTTTTGGGCGATGATTCGGGTCAGGGAAACAATGTCGGCGTCGATGTCGCCGGTCGGGTTGAATTCAACCGGCCCGGATATTACGCCGAGATAGGGTGGTTTATTGCGCCGGCGCTGTCGGACGAAATAGCCGATGACAATTGGAATGTTGTAACGCAGAGAGTAAACCGCCGGTCCTTTTGGGAAAGAACGGTGGGCGTCAAATGCCGGACAGACGATACCCCGTCCGGTAAGGTCACGGTCGGCAACGAGTGCCAGAATGCGTTTATTCTCCAGTGCCTGAATGATGCGATGGCGTTCCGGAATCGGAATTGTCTCCATCGCCAGTGCCTTGCGATAACGATTAAAGGTTTTCATCCAGCCACCCGGCACCGGTTCTACTACTGCGGATAGCGGATAGCCGAGCGCGGTCAGAAATACACCGGCGAGGTCCCAGTTGCCGATGTGTCCGGTAACAAGAATCGCACCTTTACCCTGAGATAGTACCTGGTCAAACCGCTTGCGGTTCAATTCACCGATGAGGGCGGTTCGCTTTTTCATCACGGGAACACGGAGCAGGTCGGCGTAAAAAATCGCCATATTTTCAAACGCCCGACAGGCGGTGTGCAAAATCTGCTTTTCCGTAGCATCAGTACCAAAGATATGGCGATAGTTTTCCATAAGTCGCCGACGCTGACGGCGGTTTATCCGGAAGGCAACCTTTCCCAAAAGCAGTGCGATGCGAACGGTTAAAAAACGGGGCAACATAAACTGAATAAGTGTTCCCAGCGGCATCAGCCATGTTACCGCAGCGTTACGGTTCCTTTTTTTCATACCGGGAGCCGAATTTGTCCGAAGCAGATTTTGCCAGTTTGTCGGTGGCTTTATTCTGATCGCGCGGGCAGAATACAATTTGTACTTCGGGCAGTAGATTAAGAAGTTGTCGTGCCTGCTCGTAAAGTACTTTCAGGTTTTTGTCCCGGACCCGATATTCACCCTTTAACTGGCGATAGACAAGTTCGGAATCGGTTTTGATTATTACGGGTTGATTGGGACAGAGGGTACGGATTTCCTGCAATGCGGTGATGAGCGCTTCGTACTCTGCCTGATTGTTGGTCTTTATGCCGATAAAACGACTAATCTCCTTTAGGACGCTCTGGTCTGGCCGCAATATCCTTATGCCGATTCCGGCGGGCCCGGGGTTATAACGCGCCGAACCGTCCACTTCAACCAGATAGGCTAAAGAAGGAGTTTCGCTCAATCTCGAACTTTTCGGTTCTGACGTCAATTTTTCTTATTTTGCGATTCAATCTGGGCAGGGAGTAGTATTCTGCCGCAGGTTTCACAGAGATAAAGTTTATTTTGCTTTTCGATTTCAAGGATGCGCTGGGGCGGGATTGGGCTGAGACAGCCATTACAGCGGTTGTTTTCCGTGCTCGTGACCGCCAGTCCGCCCTTACTTTTGCGAATCCTTTCATAGCGTTGCAAAAGGTCCGGCGGCAAAGAGCGGGCGACTTCCTGGCGTCTGGCTTCCCTTTCCTGAATCGCCATTTGCAGTTCCTTCTTCTCGGCTTCGAGGGCGTTTATTTTCTTCGTCGTCTGGCTTTCATTTTCCGCGGCGTTCTTTTCCAGCGATTTAATTTCCTTCTCCAGCGC is drawn from candidate division WOR-3 bacterium and contains these coding sequences:
- the metG gene encoding methionine--tRNA ligase, which encodes MKILVTSALPYANGEIHFGHLAGAYLPADIYVKYHRLKGSDIVFICGSDEHGVPITIAAQQAGISPRELIERYHHSIKKSFQDFGIEFDNYSRTSLPIHYDTAQDFFLRVYRNGYIAPKTTKQLYCPRCQMFLADRYVEGVCPACGNTGARGDQCETCGKWLEPFELIEPKCKTCGATPEVKETTHWFFALSKLEARLKGWLETKQHWKSNVKRFCEGWFKRGLQDRPITRDLSWGVPVPLPEAKDKVMYVWFDAPIGYISSTREWAKNIGKPDKWQDYWLDQNTKLVHFIGKDNIVFHAIVWPAMLMAHGDFVLPAEIPANEFLNLEGAKLSTSRNWAIWLPDYLKRYKADPLRYTLAVNLPENRDVDFTWADFHARNNNELADIFGNFVNRVAVFIKKNYGGRVPDASGIDESAQEVLTALSKTTQEIGRLIESFQIKDATRLLMTLPALGNRYFDHEMPWRTLRDNRGRCDRTMNVCVRLVSALEILTFPFMPETSRKIGRMLGLGKRSWDDAAHPALPKEFAGPVEILFEKLDEAIVIQERARLGAGSVNEPKEEEQKMITIDDFKKVELRVARIVSAERVAGTAKLMKMIIDLGNEQRQIVAGIGAAYQPEALIGRNVVVVANLQPARIRGVESNGMLLAAVDGSKVALVTVDQEVNPGAAVS
- a CDS encoding TatD family hydrolase, coding for MTRKLTPAQRFRSSMARRSKANPDGLFIFDSHCHLTDNQFINDLSEVLKRARQAGVREMLTVSMNVPDSQEAIELCREREGIYCTVGIHPHEADSFRSMDIQSLKDMCIEPQVKAIGETGLDFFRNFSTRANQETAFRAQIELARMLNLPLVIHIRDAAQTAMAVLEEHGYFHGVLHCFSEGRKFAEWAVEKGFYISFSGTLTYGDKKLIEVARAIPQERILVETDAPYLVPEPERGPGKRNEPALIRLTVKALGDILGLTPVEVARVTRNNARRCFQIG
- the rsmA gene encoding 16S rRNA (adenine(1518)-N(6)/adenine(1519)-N(6))-dimethyltransferase RsmA gives rise to the protein MAGIRPIKSLGQVFLTHGKTADAIVEAIEPKTGDTVLEIGPGKGILTKRLLETGCQVIGVEIDTRLVNLLKTTIGAAPNLTLVNDDFLRFDMGRFSGIKIVGNLPYYLSTEIVLKLLENSSVWKRAVLTTQREFAERVLSKPGTRHYCALSVICSFLCTGRRLFNIPPRFFKPSPGVMSTTFVLSRRSPAIKVADDKWFYQVIQAAFTPQRRKTVLNNICLNLNLNKELAIKAFSQINLNQNVRAEELSLEQFGLLSEALAKLIK
- a CDS encoding glycosyltransferase family 4 protein, translated to MNRPLRILLVSAAYRPYPSGVSEHTHNLALNLKKAGHEVSILTTKFPQFNYLANETIDEIPVHRFGRAVLVPLNRSYATLPVGLKLPSQIAHFLQSYQFDIVHCQGVFWPEISYWALRYSRSVNLITFLTAGFRLHRAGSTLFQTFFRNQIRKIHGKIAISQRARAAIEPYIPGEYRIIPSGIDLNLFCPPANQNKTERPPTILFLGRLDKRKGIDVLLRALPLIQKSIANIRVTVVGTGIMEKKCRQIIKELGLTETVQLVGAVPRKDLPFYYQNCDVYCAPTLGGETQGIVLLEAMACGTPVVASDIPGYDETVRHNVNGILFPPNDIEALSQSVIKIFTDQELRNRLITAGLETVQYYAWPVIAKKTSDYYYELLDKFRQRLA
- a CDS encoding glycosyltransferase family 4 protein translates to MRICLVSSAYRPYISGVGEHVHHLARELQNLGHSVHILTTSYTSFPDNGAFPATRLGKGLLLPFAQGQFTLPFKFNLPLATKKFFAANRFDIVHCHGIFPPELAYWAAHYTKDPLVVTFHTVTPELPNIVCKTVGFLLKKLDRKIKVKIAVSHGCQLWAEKFFTGDFRIIPNGVDIDRFHPDIPPLLNENRPLILFVGRLEKRKGLDTLLRALPEVIRHYPRARLVVVGYGPLKNYYRKVTVDIGVNQAVTFLDAVPNDLLPNYYTSATVYVAPTIGKEAMGIVLIEALSCARPVVASDIPGYNEIVTNGVNGILVPPGNHQALAQAIITVLDSEKLRRQLSCEARARARDFDWKKIGPQVAQVYQEVINR
- the dut gene encoding dUTP diphosphatase, translated to MKKVKIRILRLKKNIPLPTRATPDSVGFDLHAAEGVVIKARSFGVVSTGIAIELPRGVEGQVRARSGLALRYGIGVLNSPGTIDPDYRGEIKVILFNLSDVDFAIKPKDRIAQIVFSRTVEVEFEENHSLTPTKRGKGGFGHTGR
- a CDS encoding lysophospholipid acyltransferase family protein, whose translation is MKKRNRNAAVTWLMPLGTLIQFMLPRFLTVRIALLLGKVAFRINRRQRRRLMENYRHIFGTDATEKQILHTACRAFENMAIFYADLLRVPVMKKRTALIGELNRKRFDQVLSQGKGAILVTGHIGNWDLAGVFLTALGYPLSAVVEPVPGGWMKTFNRYRKALAMETIPIPERHRIIQALENKRILALVADRDLTGRGIVCPAFDAHRSFPKGPAVYSLRYNIPIVIGYFVRQRRRNKPPYLGVISGPVEFNPTGDIDADIVSLTRIIAQKLNEVIKQYPEQWLVFNAGWQ
- a CDS encoding ribonuclease HI family protein, whose protein sequence is MSETPSLAYLVEVDGSARYNPGPAGIGIRILRPDQSVLKEISRFIGIKTNNQAEYEALITALQEIRTLCPNQPVIIKTDSELVYRQLKGEYRVRDKNLKVLYEQARQLLNLLPEVQIVFCPRDQNKATDKLAKSASDKFGSRYEKKEP